The sequence AAAACAAAGCAATTGCTATTTTCAGAAACCCATGAATTTGGATATGCACCCAACCATCCACACAAGAACCTACAGAAGTAGAAGTCCACAGGTGAGAAGCTTGAACATAGCATCACTCCAAATTTGACGATAGTCATTGAACTTACCACACAGAAAATGTTACTATAGACAATGTGATGACAATTGGAACAAAAATGCTAGCCACCTGAAAAACAATAGAGATAATGTCAGCAATAATCATAGTAGGCATCTCAAATATGATGCGACACTTTTGGTAGCATaaggtttttttttgcaactaaactagTCTTCCAGGACATCCATTAAAATTAAATATGAATTCTTTAAGGCAAATTTACAGGAGAGGCTCGCGCTGCATATATGTTGAGATAAGATCACTACAGAGGAAATTACACAAAATTGTCTAGTCATGACGGTGACTAAGCTTGAGCTGAATCATGTCAATTACGGGAAACAACAAATAGATTAAAAACAATGCTTCAAGGTTTCAAAGTCAAACTAGGAAAACTACATGGTCAGCAGAAACATATGTGACTATGTGATATCTACTAACAAAATAAAAGTAGAATATTGGATAGAAAAAATTATCATACTCACATAATCGGCAAATTTCTGAATAGGTGCTTTGGACATCTGAGCAGTTTCAACCAGAGAGATTATCTGACTCAAAACTGTCCCGGATCCCACTTTCGTTGCTTGTATATGAAGGATGCCATGTAAGTTTATTGTCCCCCCAATTACCACACTAGATACTTCTTTAGGGACAGGTGCTGATTCACCAGTTATCATACTTTCATTCACATGACTTGTTCCCCAAACGACAACACCATCAGCCGGAACCTTTGATCCAGGAAGCACTTTTAAGACATCACCAGGTTGGACTAACAGTGCATCAATCTCCCTCTCCCCAACATGTTTTCCTTCTGTATTTAAAACAAAATGTGTGAGTTTGTATGTAACTATAAGATAAGATGCATTTATATGGAACAGTTAAAATGGGAATAAAATTTTACTGGGACCTTTGTCCTTCAGAACCAAAAGAGCAGTAGAAGGGACCAGTTCTACAAGCTTCTTAATAGCATCCGATGTCTTCCCTTTTGCAAGCACCTCAAGATACTTCCCAAACAGCACGAATGTAATTATCATTGCACTTGTTTCAAAATATACAGGAGGTCGATATCCAGTAAATGCTCCGTAAAGTAGTGCACAAACAGAGTATACGTATGACGCAGTGGTGCCAAGAACCACTAGCACATCCATGTTTGTAGAGCCATGCCTCAGGGCCCTAAAAGCCGCAACATAGAACCGTTTCCCAACAACAAACTGTACAATGCTTACCAATATCCACTTCAGCAAATCCCCCATAAGAAACGGTCCACAATGCATGCTTAGTAATGTACTAAGGAAAGGTATACTGGGGCAAACCATACGAATGAAAAATACAGGAATCTGGTGCAATGAAACAATTAGACAAGAGTCAGGGGCAAGCGGCATCATACCACAAGTTAAAAATGTTCTGTGAGAAGCAAGTTAAAAATAAatagcaaagcatctaacatCCGTACGTTTTAACCGTATCTTTAACACCCAACAATACATATATTCCTTTTAGAAAATGGATAATGCACTTTCCTTGCTTTTTGCATTGTTCCTTAGCTCCTAGTTAATTGTGAAATTCGATGTGAGTACTCCCCTTACTACTTTGCCCAAATATTGGATTAGAATAGCATTTATTTCTCTAAGGCATCTTGATCTGCTGGGCCTCACATGCAAGCAAAACGAAGCAGTAAGATATTATTTAAAATGGCAGTGGTCAGATAGGACCCATGGAGTTGGATGCCACATGAGGGCCATTTGGTCATGATTAAAAATAAGAATGAAGAATATTAAAGGGTCTGCCGTGCATGATGTCTTCCCAAGTGAATCAGTGGCAAGGTATCATCACTAAACATACATTCTGCTTATTCCATTGGCCTAAACTGCACTTTATCTTAGGCGCCAAAAATAAAGAGGTAAGATTAAAACTTACACTAAGGAACAAGCTAGAGCGGAGAAGATTTAGCATTTTGGAGGCCTCCTGTGCATCATTTGAAGCCCCTCGAGTGTACGGATTCTGAACATGTGCTTTCAACCTCCCGTTGCTTCCCATCTCAATTGTATCCACAATTGATCTCAGACCAACAGCTTCTGGATCAAATACAATTTCAACTTCTGAGAGGACAGTATTTACATCAAACTGTCGCGAACCATCCATTTTCTTAAGAATATCATGTAATACTTCCACATCCCTCTCTGTGTGCAAGCCAATCAGTCCCAGCAAGATCTTATCTTGCTCGCTACTCTGCAAAAATGCTGCTTCAAAACCAGCATCCTCGATGGCCTGAACAATTTCATCCTTGCTAATGGCAGAAGGAACATACTCGACTTCCCCCAATGAGGTTGCCAAGGCAACAACTGCTCCTTTAACACCAGGTAGCTTTTTTAAGATACCCTCAACCGAGTTCACACAATTAGCACATGTCATTCCTCCTATCCTGAACTGCGCTGATAAAGTCTTCTGTGATTTAGGCTGAGACACAGCAGAATCAGGGATAATTTCTGCTTCGAATCCGGCATCTTCTATAGCTTCAATTATATCCTCTACCTGAAAAAATGAGTTACCAAAATAAAGAAGCAGTTATTGAAGTGACCCAAACAAGCCAACTGATAGGGTAGGAAATCAAACACCTCTCAGCAATTAGTCATCTAAACTGGAGCTGGCTTTAGTATATGTGAAAGGACTTCTATCAAGCCAAAACACATGCGTGCAGATCACACCACATGCATTGTTACGTGCCTTGGCATTTTTGCTTAAACGTGGCTCACAAGTCAAAAGCTGTGTTGACTATCATGATTAAAGTAAAACTAGAATAGCAGCATAATTTACAGATAATGTACATCTAATCCAATTTTTCACGTGAATACTGAACTCCATGGCTAAAATAGCTTCTCAGTAATCCAATGTTTGGGTGCAGCTTTGCGGCCTCCTTCTGGGCTGCTACCAACATCGACCTGCCCCCGGATATGACGCCGATGAAGCTTCATCTACTCCTCCCGCCGGCGCATATCCCTGGTAAACACTTCCACACCTTCCTCCTGTTGTGCTGTTGGCAACTTTGGAAACGACGGAACAACGCCATCTTCCAGCAGCAAAATGACCACCTGGGCACCGTGCTACACGCTGCAAAAGAGGAAGCCAGAACCTGGGGGTACCGCCTGCCGCCAGgcgaccttagtgttagcttgTCATGGTGCTCTGTTTTTAATTCCGCAATGTAACACCAAATGAACTTGTTGTA comes from Panicum virgatum strain AP13 chromosome 4K, P.virgatum_v5, whole genome shotgun sequence and encodes:
- the LOC120704158 gene encoding cation-transporting ATPase HMA5 isoform X3, whose product is MTCANCVNSVEGILKKLPGVKGAVVALATSLGEVEYVPSAISKDEIVQAIEDAGFEAAFLQSSEQDKILLGLIGLHTERDVEVLHDILKKMDGSRQFDVNTVLSEVEIVFDPEAVGLRSIVDTIEMGSNGRLKAHVQNPYTRGASNDAQEASKMLNLLRSSLFLSIPVFFIRMVCPSIPFLSTLLSMHCGPFLMGDLLKWILVSIVQFVVGKRFYVAAFRALRHGSTNMDVLVVLGTTASYVYSVCALLYGAFTGYRPPVYFETSAMIITFVLFGKYLEVLAKGKTSDAIKKLVELVPSTALLVLKDKEGKHVGEREIDALLVQPGDVLKVLPGSKVPADGVVVWGTSHVNESMITGESAPVPKEVSSVVIGGTINLHGILHIQATKVGSGTVLSQIISLVETAQMSKAPIQKFADYVASIFVPIVITLSIVTFSVWFLCGWLGAYPNSWVSENSNCFVFSLMFAISVVVIACPCALGLATPTAVMVATGIGANHGVLVKGGDALERAQNVNYVVFDKTGTLTQGKAVVTTAKVFSGMDLGDFLTLVASAEASSEHPLAKAVLDYAFHFHFFGKLPSSKDGIEQRKDEVLSQWLLEAEDFSAVPGKGVQCSINGKHVLVGNRTLITENGVTIPPEAENFLVDLESNAKTGILVAFDGDFVGLMGVTDPLKREAAVVVEGLKKLGVHPVMLTGDNWRTAQAVAKEVGIEDVRAEVMPAGKADVVRSLQKDGSIVAMVGDGINDSPALAAADVGMAIGGGTDIAIEAADYVLVRNNLEDVITAIDLSRKTFSRIRWNYFFAMAYNVVAIPVAAGALFPFTGLQMPPWLAGACMAFSSVSVVCSSLLLRRYRKPRLTTVLQITVE
- the LOC120704158 gene encoding cation-transporting ATPase HMA5 isoform X2, with translation MLVAAQKEAAKLHPNIGLLRSYFSHGVEDIIEAIEDAGFEAEIIPDSAVSQPKSQKTLSAQFRIGGMTCANCVNSVEGILKKLPGVKGAVVALATSLGEVEYVPSAISKDEIVQAIEDAGFEAAFLQSSEQDKILLGLIGLHTERDVEVLHDILKKMDGSRQFDVNTVLSEVEIVFDPEAVGLRSIVDTIEMGSNGRLKAHVQNPYTRGASNDAQEASKMLNLLRSSLFLSIPVFFIRMVCPSIPFLSTLLSMHCGPFLMGDLLKWILVSIVQFVVGKRFYVAAFRALRHGSTNMDVLVVLGTTASYVYSVCALLYGAFTGYRPPVYFETSAMIITFVLFGKYLEVLAKGKTSDAIKKLVELVPSTALLVLKDKEGKHVGEREIDALLVQPGDVLKVLPGSKVPADGVVVWGTSHVNESMITGESAPVPKEVSSVVIGGTINLHGILHIQATKVGSGTVLSQIISLVETAQMSKAPIQKFADYVASIFVPIVITLSIVTFSVWFLCGWLGAYPNSWVSENSNCFVFSLMFAISVVVIACPCALGLATPTAVMVATGIGANHGVLVKGGDALERAQNVNYVVFDKTGTLTQGKAVVTTAKVFSGMDLGDFLTLVASAEASSEHPLAKAVLDYAFHFHFFGKLPSSKDGIEQRKDEVLSQWLLEAEDFSAVPGKGVQCSINGKHVLVGNRTLITENGVTIPPEAENFLVDLESNAKTGILVAFDGDFVGLMGVTDPLKREAAVVVEGLKKLGVHPVMLTGDNWRTAQAVAKEVGIEDVRAEVMPAGKADVVRSLQKDGSIVAMVGDGINDSPALAAADVGMAIGGGTDIAIEAADYVLVRNNLEDVITAIDLSRKTFSRIRWNYFFAMAYNVVAIPVAAGALFPFTGLQMPPWLAGACMAFSSVSVVCSSLLLRRYRKPRLTTVLQITVE